The nucleotide sequence TTCTCGACACCAACTTGACGGGAGCATTCCGGGTCATCAAGCGTGCCAGCAAGGGCATGATCAGGCTCCGCAAGGGCCGCGTGGTGCTTATCTCCTCCGTATCCGGCCTCTACGGAGCTCCCGGACAGATCAACTACTCCGCTTCCAAAGCCGGAATGGTGGGTATCGCACGGTCCCTGACGCGCGAGCTGGGAAGCCGTGGCATCACCGCCAACGTAGTGGCACCCGGGTTCATCAACACGGATATGACAGCCGAACTGCCGGAGGACACACAGAAGTCCTACCTCGCCAACGTCCCGGCCGGGCGTTTCGCTGAGGCATCCGAAGTGGCCAACGTTGTCCGCTGGGTGGCCAGTGATGAGGCCGCCTACATCTCGGGCGCCGTGATCCCCGTCGATGGCGGCTTGGGAATGGGCCACTGACCCACTACCGCAAACGGTAGTTTTTGTCCGGGGCCGACAACGGATTTCATCGTTGCCGCTGGCATGATGGAATCCGAGCCCACGGAATTTGGATGAACTGAACAAAAGGAGCACGAATGGGAACGCTGGATAATAAGACCGCCATCGTCACGGGGTCTTCCCGCGGAATCGGCGCTGAAGTTGCCAAGATCCTCGCTGGCGAGGGTGCCGCCGTCGTCGTTAATTACCGCCAGAAGGCACCCCGTGCCAACAAGGTGGTGGCCGAAATCCAGGCGGCCGGCGGTCGTGCAGCTGCGGTTGGCGCAGACCTCACCACCGACGAAGGCGTGCATGCCCTGGCCAGCACAGCCATGGAGCAGTTCGGCTCCCTCGACGTGCTCGTGCTCAACGCCTCGGGAGGCATGGAAAGCGGCATGGAAGAGGGCTACGCGCTCAAACTGAACCGCGACGCCCAGATCAACATGCTCAACGCTGCCGTGCCCCTCATGCCGGAAGGCTCGCGGGTGGTCTTCGTGACCAGTCACCAGGCTCACTTCGTGGA is from Paenarthrobacter nicotinovorans and encodes:
- a CDS encoding beta-ketoacyl-ACP reductase — encoded protein: MSEAVSTGRSVLITGGNRGIGLAIAESFLANGDKVAVTYRSETELPEGILGVKADVTDEASIDAAFKVVEEAHGPVEVLVANAGITKDTLLLRMSEDDFTSVLDTNLTGAFRVIKRASKGMIRLRKGRVVLISSVSGLYGAPGQINYSASKAGMVGIARSLTRELGSRGITANVVAPGFINTDMTAELPEDTQKSYLANVPAGRFAEASEVANVVRWVASDEAAYISGAVIPVDGGLGMGH
- a CDS encoding SDR family oxidoreductase, whose protein sequence is MGTLDNKTAIVTGSSRGIGAEVAKILAGEGAAVVVNYRQKAPRANKVVAEIQAAGGRAAAVGADLTTDEGVHALASTAMEQFGSLDVLVLNASGGMESGMEEGYALKLNRDAQINMLNAAVPLMPEGSRVVFVTSHQAHFVETVPTMPEYEPVAKSKRAGEDALRALLPSLADKGISLVVVSGDMIEGTVTATLLDRSNPGAIEARRAEAGKLYSVEEFAAEVAKMVTADVESGHTEYVGGADYFSKNAE